The nucleotide sequence AGGAGGAGCACCACGATGGCAAAGCCCCCGCTGCGCAAGCCGAAGAAGAAGGTTTGCGCCTTCTGCAAGGACAAGGTCGACTACGTCGACTACAAGGACACCTCGCTGCTGCGCAAGTACATCTCCGACCGCGGCAAGATCCGCGCCCGTCGCGTCACCGGCAACTGCACCCGCCACCAGCGCGACGTCGCCACCGCGATCAAGAACGCCCGCGAGATGGCGCTGCTGCCGTACACCTCGACGGCTCGCTGAGAAGGGGAGAGGACGCCATGAAGCTGATTCTCACCCAGGAGGTGCCGGGGCGCGGCGCCGCCGGTGACGTCGTCGAGGTCAAGGACGGCTACGGCCGCAACTACCTCATGCCGCGTGGGTTCGCGATGGCGTGGACGAAGGGTGGGCAGAAGGAGATCGACTCCATCCGCCGCGCCCGTTCGGCCCGCGAGTTCGCCGACCTCGACTCCGCTCGTGCGGTCAAGGCGCAGCTCGAGGGCACGGCCGTCAAGCTCGTCGCGAAGGCCGGCGACTCCGGCCGGCTGTTCGGCGCCGTCACCTCGGCCGACATCGCGACGGCGGTCACCGCGTCCGGTGGCCCGGCCATCGACAAGCGCCGCATCGAGGTGGGCAGCCCGATCAAGACGGTCGGCACCCACCGCGTCACGGTGCGCCTCCACCCGGAGGTCGCCGCCAACGTCGCGCTCGAGGTCGTCCCGGCCTGACGTCCGTCTCAGCCGAGGACATCCGAGGTCGTCGGGGGCCCGCGCCGCCAGCAGGAATGCTGGCCCGCGGGCCTTCGTGCGTCGCGACCAGGTCGTTGACGTGGAACCTTTCGCGCAACTGGGTACGTTCACCACACAGCCCCCACCGACGACGGAGCCCCATGCTCGACCGAGACCCGCGCAGCACGCGAATGCGCATCCAGAGCGTCGCCCTGGAGCTGTTCGCGGAGCAGGGGTACGACAAGACGTCGCTGCGCGAGCTCTCCGAACGCCTCGGTCTCACGAAGGCGTCGCTGTACTACTACTTCAAGGGCAAGGACGACATCGTCCAGAGCCTGGTCGACGACCTGCTGACGGCCGTCGACGAGGTGGTCGACTGGTCTCGCGGCCGCGAGCGCACGCCGGAGAACCGGCGCGAGCTGATCGAGCGGTACGCCAAGGCGATCCGCGGGCAGGGCACGCCGCTGCTGCGGTTCCTGATGGAGAACCAGCCGGCGCTGCGCGTGCATGAGTGCGGCGACGCGTTGCGCGAGCGCATGCGGGTGCTGGTCGACTTCGTCGTCGACCCCCGCGACCCGCTGCCGGTGCAGCTGTGTGGCCGCATGGCGTTCTTCGCGCTGCACAGCGGCCCGATGATCATGAGCGACGTCGAGGCGACCACCGACGAGATCTTCGACGCCGCCTGCGCGGTCGCGGTGTCGATGCTGCCCGACGACGACGGCGAGCGCCCGTCATCCTGAGATCGCCTGCGACAATCGGGGCGTGAGGCCGCTCCGGAGCATCGTCGCGCCGCTGTCCGCGCGCCGGCTGGTCCGCCGGGGCGTGCACCTGCTGCTCGGCGGCGTCATCCTGCTGCCGTACGTCCTGCTGATCATCGGGTTCGTGCAGTTGTTCACCGAACCGGGGACGCCGTACGTGCCGGCCGGGGTGCTGGCGGCGGTCACGTTCGTCATCGCGACGGTGCCGCCGTTCCTGCCCGCGATGCGGGCGCTGGAGATCACCGCGACGCGCGGCCTGCTCGACGTCGACCTGCCCGACCCGGCCGCCGACCCGCCGTGGGAGAGCCGGCTGTTCGGTGCCGGCTGGTACGTGCTGCACCTGCTCAGCGGTGGTGCGGCGATGGCGGCGGTGCTGTTCGCCGCGCCGACGTCGGTGCTGCTGGTGGTGCGCGGGCTCGGGTTCGACGACGGCCCCGGGATCGCCGGGCTGGCGCCGCTCGACGACGTCACCGGGGTGTGGGCGGTACTGCTCGGGCTCGGGCTGGTCGTGGCGACGGCGTACCTGGTGGCCGGGCTGGGCGCGCTGCTGGCGTGGTTCGCGCCGCTGCTGCTGGGGCCGTCGCCGGCCGAGCTGCGGCTGGCCATGGAGGCGCAGGCCCGGGAGTTCGCCGAGCGCAACCGGCTGGCCCGCGAGCTGCACGACTCCGTCGGCCACGCCCTGACGGTGACGACCCTGCAGGCGGCGGCCGCGCGCCGGGTGCTCGACTCCGATCCCGAGTTCGCCCGCCGCGCCCTCGTCGCCGTCGAGGAGGCCGGCCGGACCGCCATGGAGGACCTCGACCACGTGCTGGGCGTGCTCCGCGCGGGCGGCACGGCGCCGGACGACGGCACGTCGCCGCAGCGCACGCTCGCCGACCTGCCTCGGCTGATCGACGACACCCGGACCACCGGCATGCGGCTGGAGGCGACGGTCGACGGCGATCTCGCGGCGGTGCCGCCAGTGCTGTCGCGCGAGGCGTACCGCATCGTGCAGGAGGGTCTGACGAACGCGGCCCGGCACGCGGCGCAGCTGCCGGTCCGGCTCCGGGTCGCCGCGACGGCGGACGGGCTGGACATCGACGTGTCGAACCCGCTGCCCGACGGCACGGCGGACGGCAGCGCGTCCGGCCGGGCGAACGGTGGCCGCGGCCTGCGCGGCATGCGCGAGCGGGTGCGGCTGCTGCGCGGCGAGTTGTCCGCGCAGGCCGCGGACGGGGTGTGGCGGGTGCGGGTGCACCTGCCGGGACGGGAGGGCGGCCGGTGACGGACGTGATTACGGTGCTGTTGGTCGACGACGAGCCGCTGGTGCGGGCGGGGTTGCGGGCGATCATCGACGCCGAGCCCGACCTGCGCGTCGTCGGCGAGGCGGCCGACGGCGCCGAGGTCGGGCCACTGGTGACCCGGTCCCGCCCGGACGTCGTGCTGATGGACGTGCGGATGCCGGCCGTCGACGGCATCCAGGCGACCCGGCTGCTCAGCCGCCGCGACGACCCGCCGCGCATCCTCGTCGTCACGACGTTCGAGAACGACGACTACGTGTACGAGGCGTTGCGCGCCGGTGCGCACGGGTTCCTGCTCAAGCGGGCCCGGCCGGAGCAGATCGTGCAGGCGGTCCGGACCGTGGCCCGCGGCGACTCGCTGCTGTTCCCGGCCGCCATTCGCACGCTGGCCGCGTCGCACGGCACCGACGGCGGCGACGCGCTGGCCGGCGCCGGGCTGAGCGAGCGCGAGGCCGAGGTGCTGCGGCTGATGGCGGCCGGGCTGTCCAACGCCGAGATCGCGGCCGACCTCGTCGTCGGCGTCGAGACGGTGAAGACGCACGTCGGC is from Jiangella alkaliphila and encodes:
- the rpsR gene encoding 30S ribosomal protein S18, producing MAKPPLRKPKKKVCAFCKDKVDYVDYKDTSLLRKYISDRGKIRARRVTGNCTRHQRDVATAIKNAREMALLPYTSTAR
- the rplI gene encoding 50S ribosomal protein L9, which translates into the protein MKLILTQEVPGRGAAGDVVEVKDGYGRNYLMPRGFAMAWTKGGQKEIDSIRRARSAREFADLDSARAVKAQLEGTAVKLVAKAGDSGRLFGAVTSADIATAVTASGGPAIDKRRIEVGSPIKTVGTHRVTVRLHPEVAANVALEVVPA
- a CDS encoding TetR/AcrR family transcriptional regulator — encoded protein: MLDRDPRSTRMRIQSVALELFAEQGYDKTSLRELSERLGLTKASLYYYFKGKDDIVQSLVDDLLTAVDEVVDWSRGRERTPENRRELIERYAKAIRGQGTPLLRFLMENQPALRVHECGDALRERMRVLVDFVVDPRDPLPVQLCGRMAFFALHSGPMIMSDVEATTDEIFDAACAVAVSMLPDDDGERPSS
- a CDS encoding sensor histidine kinase, with product MRPLRSIVAPLSARRLVRRGVHLLLGGVILLPYVLLIIGFVQLFTEPGTPYVPAGVLAAVTFVIATVPPFLPAMRALEITATRGLLDVDLPDPAADPPWESRLFGAGWYVLHLLSGGAAMAAVLFAAPTSVLLVVRGLGFDDGPGIAGLAPLDDVTGVWAVLLGLGLVVATAYLVAGLGALLAWFAPLLLGPSPAELRLAMEAQAREFAERNRLARELHDSVGHALTVTTLQAAAARRVLDSDPEFARRALVAVEEAGRTAMEDLDHVLGVLRAGGTAPDDGTSPQRTLADLPRLIDDTRTTGMRLEATVDGDLAAVPPVLSREAYRIVQEGLTNAARHAAQLPVRLRVAATADGLDIDVSNPLPDGTADGSASGRANGGRGLRGMRERVRLLRGELSAQAADGVWRVRVHLPGREGGR
- a CDS encoding response regulator codes for the protein MITVLLVDDEPLVRAGLRAIIDAEPDLRVVGEAADGAEVGPLVTRSRPDVVLMDVRMPAVDGIQATRLLSRRDDPPRILVVTTFENDDYVYEALRAGAHGFLLKRARPEQIVQAVRTVARGDSLLFPAAIRTLAASHGTDGGDALAGAGLSEREAEVLRLMAAGLSNAEIAADLVVGVETVKTHVGNVLSKLAVRDRTQAVIAAYESGFISPR